Proteins encoded by one window of Arachis ipaensis cultivar K30076 chromosome B04, Araip1.1, whole genome shotgun sequence:
- the LOC107636363 gene encoding protein FAR-RED IMPAIRED RESPONSE 1-like, with amino-acid sequence MASTYKWLLANFLEVMMNKHPKFVVTDADEAMKEAINEIFPNTTHKLCGWHLQKNATLKIKDPELCESFQKFIYAKWDVDEFEEEWSKLVEEFGGSDMSWIDKQYENKESINNFIKRFVHSRHNILELVENLERALQDYHNNKMVSQFKTINSDPVLTTGLPSLELCATNIYTREIFKLRVKIFIVVYDRNEKKLECECCHWDHEGYPCSNMLCVLRREDVDEFSESLILKRWTRDAKKYTNDQTVESTANDAEKGFLMRYGAMSVATMWMSFLAAQEVPLFGDTMNKVTRWTKDIEKRCSIKRQNGVTDVLYPAAEFIGDPCVAKTKGAPKLKKNETRKRSCSNCFVKGHTKRHCPKLVDEGDRSHDHLPSRCTDTDELIYAKIAKFYRQQKSLLVPLGVRIMGATVVQNLVLSSWVLNRICTHRIGSMNSDGCVQVFDLEILMNSNTLPGS; translated from the exons ATGGCATCCACGTACAAGTGGCTACTGGCTAACTTTTTGGAGGTCATGATGAACAAGCATCCTAAATTTGTTGTGACTGATGCAGACGAGGCTATGAAAGAGGCGATTAATGAGATTTTTCCAAATACAACCCATAAATTGTGCGGATGGCATCTTCAGAAAAATGCTACTTTGAAAATCAAGGACCCAGAATTATGTGAATCATTTCAGAAGTTCATTTATGCCAAGTgggatgttgatgaatttgagGAGGAATGGTCAAAATTGGTTGAAGAGTTTGGTGGTAGTGACATGTCATGGATTGACAAACaatatgaaaacaaagaaa GCATTAACAACTTCATAAAGAGATTTGTTCATTCAAGGCACAACATCTTAGAGTTGGTGGAGAATCTTGAGCGGGCTTTACAAGATTACCACAATAATAAGATGGTTTCTCAATTCAAGACAATCAATTCTGATCCTGTTTTGACAACTGGCTTACCGTCTCTCGAGCTTTGTGCTACAAACATCTATACTAGAGAGATATTCAAACTA AGGGTCAAAATATTTATAGTTGTATATGATCGCAATGAGAAGAAATTGGAGTGTGAATGCTGTCATTGGGATCATGAAGGGTATCCTTGTAGTAATATGTTGTGTGTGCTGAGACGAGAGGATGTAGATGAATTTTCAGAAAGTCTAATTCTAAAAAGATGGACCCGAGATGCAAAGAAGTATACTAATGATCAAACAGTCGAAAGCACTGCAAATGATGCTGAAAAAGGTTTCTTAATGAGATATGGTGCTATGTCAGTTGCCACAATGTGGATGTCATTCCTTGCGGCTCAAGAAGTTCCACTTTTTGGTGATACGATGAATAAAGTTACTAGATGGACCAAAGATATAGAGAAAAGGTGTAGCATTAAAAGGCAAAATGGTGTTACTGATGTATTGTATCCTGCTGCTGAATTTATTGGTGATCCATGTGTCGCTAAGACTAAAGGTGCACCCAAACTCAAGAAGAATGAAACTAGGAAAAGGTCATGTTCAAATTGCTTCGTGAAGGGTCATACAAAGAGGCATTGTCCAAAGTTGGTTGATGAAGGTGACCGGAGCCATGACCATCTCCCTTCTCGATGTACAGACACAGATGAGCTTATTTATGCAAAGATTGCTAAATTTT ATAGGCAGCAAAAGAGCCTCTTGGTGCCACTAGGAGTGAGAATAATGGGTGCAACTGTAGTGCAAAATCTAGTACTAAGCTCATGGGTTCTCAATCGAATCTG TACTCACCGTATTGGTTCAATGAATTCTGATGGTTGTGTTCAAGTATTTGATTTGGAGATTCTCATGAACAGTAACACACTCCCTGGTAGTTGA
- the LOC107636364 gene encoding protein FAR1-RELATED SEQUENCE 5-like — MEIEKYKCGGCKQCEIVTVEDIINHTFPTSEVAYDVYVRYAKCVGFGVRKGDFVKTKDGCYSRRSATVWRVKNLFDEYNHDLVPQCIVHLIPKHRQLTDANKAQADITHMYGVSTSQIMYGGYARASFTKKDLDNHLDRSQHLRILSGDANATISYLFGKADVDPMAMARYSSTAEDRLCSLFWADGIC; from the exons AtggaaatagaaaaatataaatgtGGTGGTTGCAAACAGTGTGAAATTGTTACCGTCGAAGATATTATCAATCATACATTTCCAACATCAGAGGTAGCATATGATGTGTATGTGAGATATGCCAAATGTGTTGGCTTTGGAGTTCGGAAGGGAGATTTTGTGAAAACCAAAGATGGTTGTTACTCAAGGCGAAG TGCAACTGTTTGGAGGGTTAAGAATTTGTTCGATGAATATAACCATGACTTAGTACCACAATGCATCGTTCACCTAATTCCGAAGCATCGGCAGTTAACTGATGCAAACAAGGCACAAGCTGACATCACGCATATGTATGGTGTGTCAACATCTCAAATTATGTACGGTGGGTATGCCAGAGCTAGTTTTACAAAGAAAGACTTAGATAACCACCTTGACAGGAGTCAACACTTACGTATTTTAAGTGGTGATGCCAACGCTACCATAAGCTACCTGTTTGGAAAGGCTGACGTTGACCCGATGGCTATGGCACGATATAGTTCAACTGCGGAGGATCGGTTATGTAGTTTATTCTGGGCTGATGGAATATGCTGA